Sequence from the Bacillus mesophilus genome:
TTCTTGTACATGCCTAATAGCATGCAGACGACTTTCCTCATTTTTAACTGATGTCCCACCAAACTTTTGAACAATAATTTTCATCTTGCCACCCCCTTTATCATTGTTAGAGGAAAAAGGGAGTCACTACTCCCTTTTTGACTATAAAATTAGGATTACTTCACAATACCTAATTTAACTAAGCTTTCAGCGATCTGAACAGAGTTCCAAGCAGCACCTTTTAATAGATTATCTGATACAACCCACATATGAAATCCTTTATCATCTGTTAGGTCTTTACGAATTCTACCAACAAACACATCATTCTTACCAACACTATGGGCAGGCATTGGATATTCCTGTTCACTTGGATTATCCTGAAGAGTCACTCCGGGTGCTGATGCAAGTAATGTCTTTATATCGTTAGAAGTAACACCTTCTTTTTCTACCTCAATAAATACACTTTCAGAATGGCCAGTCGCAATCGGTAATCTTACGCAGGTTGCAGCAACCGAAAGATCTTCCATTCCCATAATTTTCTTTGTTTCATTAATCATCTTCATTTCCTCAAAAGTAAATCCATTATCTTGGAATTTATCAATTTGTGGAATTGCATTAAACGCAATTTGATATTTTTTTTCATCAGCACTTACTGGTAATATTTCTGGTGTAAATTCCTTACCATCTATGATTGCTTTTGTTTGATTCATTAGCTCATCCACAGCTGCAGCTCCTGCACCTGAGACAGCTTGGTAGGTTGAAACAATTATTTTCTTAAGTCCATATGCCTGACGCACTGGTTCTAAAGCTACAACCATTTGAATGGTAGAGCAATTAGGATTTGCAATGATTCCATTATAATCAAAAAGTGCCTTCTCGTTTACCTCAGGAACAACAAGAGGTGTATTTTCATCCATACGGAATGCACTTGTATTATCTACGACAATTGCCCCTCTTTTTACTGCTTCTGGAGCAAGTTCTTTAGAAACAGATCCACCCGCACTAAAAAGAGCTATTTGAACACCTTCAAAGCTTTCTGGAGTAGCTTCTTGTACAGTGAACTCTTCTCCTTTGAAAACTACTATCTTTCCTGCAGAACGTTTTGAAGAAAGTAGAGTCAGCTTTGAGATTGGAAAGTCTCTGTCTTGTAATGTTTTAAGCATTTGTTCCCCAACAGCACCAGTTGCTCCTACGACTGCAACATGAAAACCATTTACCATTTTTATATATACCCCTTCCACTTTTAACCAAAGATATTATGACAAGCAAAGGAAGGAGAAAATGTTATTCTCTCCTTCAATTAATACCTTTTATTGTATCATATCTCTATACAATAGAAGAGTAAATTTTCTACTCCTCATCTAGAAATCTTTCAATAATAACAGGCTGTAATTGCTTCCCTTCAAGAGCTGCCACTACAGTATCTACTAGTGAACTCATTCTAGCAACCATTGAATTAGGCTTTTTGTCTGGCGCATCTTGACCAAATGGAATGAAGTAAATATTCTTAGTTGACATTAGTTTCATCAGGTTCATACCATTTAAGCCTAACGCGTCATTTGTAGAAATACCTAACACAACAGGCTTTTGATTTCTTAAAGTTGCTTTAGCAGCCATTAATACAGGTGAATCAGTCATTGCATTAGCAAATTTACTCATTGAATTCCCTGTTAATGGAGAAACGATCATACAATCTAAAGGAAGCTTTGGACCTAGTGGCTCAGCCTTAACAATGGAATCAATTAGCTTATTGCCAGTAATCTCTTCTAGTTTCCCAATCCATTCATCACCATCGCCAAATCTTGTATTCGTTAACCGAACTGTATCTGTAGCAACAGGAATTACTTCAGCTCCTGCTTCCATTAGCTTCTCAATTTGTGGAACAACTGCATCATACGTACAATGAGAACCTGTTAAACCAAATCCAATTCGTTTTCCTTTTAAAGATGTCATTATGCATTCCCCTTCCTATCTAAAACATCTTCCTTTAATAATTGTGTTAACACATTCGCTACAATTTGCCCTGCTGTCTTTGGAGCAACAATTCCCGGTAGACCAGGTGCTAACAAAGCTTTAATTCCTCTTTTTTCAGCGTAACGAAAATCAGTACCACCTGGCTTAGAAGCTAAATCAATAATTAAGGTGTGAGGTGGCATTTTAGAAATTACACTAGCTGTTACAATCTGATGAGGAACGGTATTGATGCAAACATCAATATCCTGAACCTCTTGCTCTAAATCTGAAAGTTGAAAAGGTTTCATTCCCATTTCAAATATCCTTGCAAGATGCTCACTCTTCCTAGCTCCTACCCTGACATTTGCTCCTAACGCTGCGAACGACCTTGCTACACTAAGCCCAACGCGTCCCATACCTAAGACAACGACATTTGAGCTATGAATTGTCATTTCTGTATGCTGAATCACCATCATAATTGTTCCTTCTACGGTAGGAATTGAGTTATAAATGGCTACGTCGTCTCGTTCAAATAACTTAACTAATTTTCGGTTTGTAGAATCTACTAGACCATCTAGATAGTTGTTACTAATACCTGAGTAGATCGTACAATGCTCTGGTGTCTTGGACATGAGCTCATTCGTTAATACAACTTTTTCATTTGAAAAAATTGTATCAACCTCTCCTTCACTATTTGTGCCGGCTACTGGTAGGATGATGGCATCAATTTCTGTGAAGTCTACTTCATCTATTTGTTCCTTTGAAGCACCAGTGAAGCCATGATCAAGCTGATCAAAGCCAATTAATGAAAGCTTTGCATCCAAATCAGTCAGCTTTCGGATGACTTCAAGCTGTCTTGCATCACCACCAATTACTGCTATATGCAATCCAGTTAACATGGTTTTCATTCACCTTCTTTTTGTAATCTGGCAATTTTTAATACAAATGCCTTAACGATTCTGTGCACTTTACTTCAACATCTTATGTAGGAGGCTATTATTAGGTGAATAATTATGTTCATTGGAGAAATGGAATATCTCGGTTAGTTACTAGCAGAGCCTATAAAACAGCGATTTAACTTTTTTTATACGAAGAAAAAAAGATGCTTTAAGCCATTTACTGGCTCAAAACATCTCTTAGTTTTACTTTCTATTTGCGTAAGGAGGATCCTCATGGACATCAATGATAATCATATCTGCACCAATTTTCTTAATATGATGCCATGGGACTCGAATATCTGTACCTTGTCTCTTAAAACCAAACCATTTTATAGTTGGAATGATGAAAGCCTTAATATGTCCGGTTGTTTCATCAATTTCAAGATCTGTTTGACCCAGAATCCCTAGACGTTCTGCTCGCTTCATATCAACAATCTCTTTTCCACTTAGCTCACTTAGTCTCATATCACACTTCCTTTTTTTATGGACTATCCCTTAATATATATGTATCGAAAAACTTAAAAAAAATGCCTGTAAGATGGTCTCTTACAGACATTTTGTTCTTGGTTAAGAAATTATACTTTTTCATTTCTTGTTACTTAGCCCGTCATCATTACTGCCGGGGCTCTTGCGCCTTTTGTTTTATTGAATAGCCTCGGGTAGCTTTCCATCTGGACTCACAAGTGATACTGAAGGTTCTGTATTAAAAATCGTAGTTGCTAGTTGGTTAACAGATTCCTCTGTTACCTCATTAACATATTCCAGAATCTCATCTAGCGTTCGATGTCTCTTTAATAGTAGTTCATTCTTCCCATTACGGCTCATCCTACTATTTGTACTTTCAAGACTCAACATTAAACTGCCCTTAATCTGTTCCTTACTATTTACAAGTTCTTTAGTTGTAATACCTTTATCCATTAACGTAGATAGGGTTTGTTGAATGGTGTCATACAATACATTCAACTGTTGACTCCCTGTTCCACCATAAATGGTTAGCATTCCATTATCCTTGAAGGAGGAATGATATGAGTATACAGAGTAAGCTAACCCTCTTTGCTCTCGAACCTCTTGAAACAGTCGGCTACTCATACTTCCACCTAGAACATTATTTAATACAATGAGGCTATAGATTTTTTCATGCCCAACCTGAAGACCATTGTAACCTAGGCATAAATGCGCTTGCTCTGTTTCCTTTTTTCTAGCCAATTTTTCATGATAAAATGTGGGTGCCGATGTTTCAGCCAAATTTTTTCCTGTTTCATAGCTTCCGAAAAATTGTTCAACTACCTTAATAAACTCTTCGTCAATGTTTCCAGCTATAGAGACAACCACGTTTTCAGGTATATATGTTTCATTCATATAATTTCGTAACGTATCACCATTAAATGTAGTAAGAGTTTCCTCTGTTCCAAGGATCGGGTATCCTAGTGCATGATCCTTATAAGCAGCTCTACTTAATAAGTCATGAACGATATCATCCGGAGTATCCTCATACATTTTAATTTCCTCGAACACAACATTCTTTTCTTTCTTTAGCTCTTCTTCATCAAAGGTAGAATTAAAGAACATATCTGCCAATACCTCTAGGGCATAATTCGCATGCTCATCCAACACCTTTGCATAATAACAGGTATATTCCTTAGAAGTAAAAGCATTCACTTGACCGCCAATACTATCAAATGATTCAGCAATCTCTCGAGCAGAACGTGTTTTTGTTCCTTTAAAGAACATATGTTCAAGGAAGTGAGAAACGCCGTTATTTTCAGGTGTCTCATTTCTAGAGCCTGTTCCAATCCAAACACCAATTGCTACTGATCTTACGGTTGGAATATTTTCAAGTACGATTCTTACTCCATTTTTGCAGGTAAATTTTTTAATCAAAATCTTTCCTCCTAAATAAGGATCTCTCCTACATGATATGTCTATTATTGCTTTTCTTGTGATATAGGTGGAAGATCTACTCTCTTTTCACTCAACAGGTTTGTTACATGACCTAACTTCAAATTCTTTTCTTTTATTCTAACAATGAGTGAATCCAAAGACTTTGCTGTAGAATCTGTAGGGTGCATTAATATTAATGCTCCTGGATGAACCTTATTCATCACCCTCTCAATGAGAGTTTCAGGTGTTGGTTTTTGCCAATCAATGGTGTCTACACTCCATAAAATCGTTCCCAACTCTAATTCTGACGCTATGTTTACTACCTCTTGACGGTAGCTACCGCTTGGTGGTGCAAACCATGTTGGTTTCTTCCCTGTGGTTGCTTCAATGACATTATTTGTTGAGACTAATTGCTCGCGTACTAAAGAAGTTGTCATTGTTTTAAGATTAGGGTGATTGTAAGAGTGATTCCCGACTTCATGACCAGCATCCACAATCATTTTTGCTAGATCAGGATTTTCTTTGACCCATCGCCCCTCCAGAAAAAACGTAGCACTTACCTTGTGCTTTTTTAAGGTTTCAAGCATAGATGGAATGTACTCATTACCCCAAGCAACATTTATGATAAATGACACCATGTGCTTGTCAGGGTGACCTCGATAAATAGGTTCTGGTGGTAAATCAGATAAATGAATAGAAGGAGGTACCTCTTTGTACACTAATTTCTTTGAATCAAACATACCTTCTTTTTTCATATTCTCATATGATGCTTCTATATCTACTTTTAACCCGTTATACCCAGGTGTTGCTTTCCAAACCTTATCTACCTCGGCATTCTGAGGACTTTTCTCATACTTTTCTACATTAGATTTAATTTCGTCGTACAATGAATCAACCTGTTTAGATACCATCATCACACTGGGCTGTTTTAGCTCAGATAAATAAAAACTAGTATAGGGATTTTGAACGGACCCCAATGTTACTAATAATATTGAAGAAAAAGTAAATAACTGCAATGTCATTCTTTTCATTTTTTAACATCCCCCTTGTAAATAAAAATATGTAAAAGGGGGACAAGGTAGAACAAAAAGCTCAGGCGCTCCTTAGCTTCAGGCATAGCAAATGTTCCTTGAAGAGAAAAAAGATGATCTTCCCTTTTACTCTTCAAGTGGTATCCCGGTCTATCTGGCGCTTTATTTAAATTATAGAAAATAATAAAAAGAAAAAAATTACTTGTAATTGCTTATTCTTGAACAAAAAGAAGCCGGATTCCCAGCTTCTTCTTAAGGTTTTATTCGGCATCTCTGCCTATAAAGCCCAATGGTTACACTACGAAAAGCTAGTTCTCAGAACACTAGACTTCTCAGCTTCACCCTGCTTTAAGATGTTGGGTTGGCATCCTTTTGCTCTTTTAGCACGACTTTACGTGAGAGGTTAACACGACCTTGCTTGTCTACTTCCGTTACCTTCACTAGGATCTCATCACCGATTGACACGACATCTTCCACTTTTCCAACTCGCTCTTCAGCCAGCTCAGAAATATGTACGAGCCCATCTTTCCCGCTAAATAGCTCTACAAATGCACCAAACTTTTCAATTCTTTTTACTTTTCCTAGATACATCTGCCCAACTTCAACTTCTCGGACAATATCTTCGATAATCTTTTTAGCTTTTTGGTTCATGTCTTCATGAATAGAAGAGATAAATACTGTTCCATCCTGTTCTATATCAATCTTAACACCAGTCTCTTCAATAATTTTATTGATTTGCTTACCACTTGGTCCAATGACATCTCTAATTTTATCTGGGTTGATCGACATTGTTAGGATTTTTGGAGCATATTGTGACAGCTGAGCACGTGGTTCGTTAATTACGCTTAACATATGCTCTAAGATGTGTAGTCTTCCTGTTCTAGCTTGTGTTAAGGCTTCCTCTAAAATTTCGCGGGATAAGCCTTCAATTTTTATATCCATTTGAAGAGCTGTTACACCTTTAGAAGTACCTGCTACTTTGAAATCCATATCCCCTAAATGATCTTCCATTCCTTGAATATCCGATAAAATGGTATAATGCTCGCCCTTTTTAACAAGCCCCATTGCAATACCTGCTACCGGTGCTTTAATCGGTACTCCTGCATCCATCATTGCTAATGTACTTGCGCAAATACTTGCCTGAGAAGTAGAACCATTAGATTCTAGAACTTCAGAAACCAAGCGGATTGTATATGGAAAATCCTTTTCAGAAGGAATAATCGGCTCAAGAGCACGTTCACCTAAAGCACCATGTCCTATTTCACGACGACCTGGTCCTCTCATTGGACCTGTTTCTCCAACACTAAAGAGTGGGAAGTTATAATGATGCATGAAACGCTTTTCCTCTTCTACACCTAGTCCATCTAAGATTTGCACATCTCCTAAAGCTCCTAATGTACAAATACT
This genomic interval carries:
- the dpaA gene encoding dipicolinic acid synthetase subunit A; its protein translation is MLTGLHIAVIGGDARQLEVIRKLTDLDAKLSLIGFDQLDHGFTGASKEQIDEVDFTEIDAIILPVAGTNSEGEVDTIFSNEKVVLTNELMSKTPEHCTIYSGISNNYLDGLVDSTNRKLVKLFERDDVAIYNSIPTVEGTIMMVIQHTEMTIHSSNVVVLGMGRVGLSVARSFAALGANVRVGARKSEHLARIFEMGMKPFQLSDLEQEVQDIDVCINTVPHQIVTASVISKMPPHTLIIDLASKPGGTDFRYAEKRGIKALLAPGLPGIVAPKTAGQIVANVLTQLLKEDVLDRKGNA
- a CDS encoding YlmC/YmxH family sporulation protein encodes the protein MRLSELSGKEIVDMKRAERLGILGQTDLEIDETTGHIKAFIIPTIKWFGFKRQGTDIRVPWHHIKKIGADMIIIDVHEDPPYANRK
- a CDS encoding M16 family metallopeptidase, which translates into the protein MIKKFTCKNGVRIVLENIPTVRSVAIGVWIGTGSRNETPENNGVSHFLEHMFFKGTKTRSAREIAESFDSIGGQVNAFTSKEYTCYYAKVLDEHANYALEVLADMFFNSTFDEEELKKEKNVVFEEIKMYEDTPDDIVHDLLSRAAYKDHALGYPILGTEETLTTFNGDTLRNYMNETYIPENVVVSIAGNIDEEFIKVVEQFFGSYETGKNLAETSAPTFYHEKLARKKETEQAHLCLGYNGLQVGHEKIYSLIVLNNVLGGSMSSRLFQEVREQRGLAYSVYSYHSSFKDNGMLTIYGGTGSQQLNVLYDTIQQTLSTLMDKGITTKELVNSKEQIKGSLMLSLESTNSRMSRNGKNELLLKRHRTLDEILEYVNEVTEESVNQLATTIFNTEPSVSLVSPDGKLPEAIQ
- a CDS encoding polysaccharide deacetylase family protein, which translates into the protein MKRMTLQLFTFSSILLVTLGSVQNPYTSFYLSELKQPSVMMVSKQVDSLYDEIKSNVEKYEKSPQNAEVDKVWKATPGYNGLKVDIEASYENMKKEGMFDSKKLVYKEVPPSIHLSDLPPEPIYRGHPDKHMVSFIINVAWGNEYIPSMLETLKKHKVSATFFLEGRWVKENPDLAKMIVDAGHEVGNHSYNHPNLKTMTTSLVREQLVSTNNVIEATTGKKPTWFAPPSGSYRQEVVNIASELELGTILWSVDTIDWQKPTPETLIERVMNKVHPGALILMHPTDSTAKSLDSLIVRIKEKNLKLGHVTNLLSEKRVDLPPISQEKQ
- the asd gene encoding aspartate-semialdehyde dehydrogenase; protein product: MVNGFHVAVVGATGAVGEQMLKTLQDRDFPISKLTLLSSKRSAGKIVVFKGEEFTVQEATPESFEGVQIALFSAGGSVSKELAPEAVKRGAIVVDNTSAFRMDENTPLVVPEVNEKALFDYNGIIANPNCSTIQMVVALEPVRQAYGLKKIIVSTYQAVSGAGAAAVDELMNQTKAIIDGKEFTPEILPVSADEKKYQIAFNAIPQIDKFQDNGFTFEEMKMINETKKIMGMEDLSVAATCVRLPIATGHSESVFIEVEKEGVTSNDIKTLLASAPGVTLQDNPSEQEYPMPAHSVGKNDVFVGRIRKDLTDDKGFHMWVVSDNLLKGAAWNSVQIAESLVKLGIVK
- a CDS encoding dipicolinate synthase subunit B; translated protein: MTSLKGKRIGFGLTGSHCTYDAVVPQIEKLMEAGAEVIPVATDTVRLTNTRFGDGDEWIGKLEEITGNKLIDSIVKAEPLGPKLPLDCMIVSPLTGNSMSKFANAMTDSPVLMAAKATLRNQKPVVLGISTNDALGLNGMNLMKLMSTKNIYFIPFGQDAPDKKPNSMVARMSSLVDTVVAALEGKQLQPVIIERFLDEE